GAGCACTCCGCCGAAATCGCCCGGCTCGCAGCGTCGCTCGGACGGATTGCCGGCACGACGGTGAAGCTCGACGATGCGGCCGTCGCGCTGTCCCGGACCCGGCCATCGCGCTTCGATCTCGTCGTCTCCGACGTCTACGAAGGCCCTGAGACCGTGACTGGGATGTTCACCGGCGAGGCGTTGAGATCGGCACACCGGGCACTGCGTCCGGGTGGGCTCTACGTCTGCAACCTCTCGGACGCGGTGCCGTTCGCCCTGGCCAAGGTCGTCGCGGCGACCATGCGTGAGATCTTCAGCGACGTCGTGATGCTGGCCGAGCCTGGAGTGCTTCGAGGTCGGCGGTCGGGCAACATCGTTCTTGCCGGCGCCGACCGTGCCTTACCCAGTGCCGAGCTGCGCAGGCGCGGCGCTGCCAACTCGGTGCGCTTCCGTGTGCTTGCCGATACGGACCTCACGGAGTTCATCGGGACGACCAGGTCCGTGCGCGACGGCCAGCAGCTGCCGCGATCGGGAGAGTCGACCGGCCGGCGACTCGGTTGAGTCAGGCCGCCGTCATGACGTGCGCCAGCGTGTCGACGCTGTCGACCAACGGGTCGAGGTGCGCCGCGAGCAGAGCCTGTCGACGTGCACGCAAGCTCGTCGGGTCGACGTTCGCTGCCGCGTCCAGCTCCTGCTGACGCTCGCGCAGCTCGCCGAGTGCGCTCCCATCGTGTTGCGCGAGGCCGCGCAAGGACGACACGACTGCGTCGCGGATCGGTGCGACCTCCGGGATTGCGACGTGTTCCGACGTGTCGTCGAGAGTCGCGCGCAACGCATGCAGCGCGATCACGATCCGGCGGCAGGCCGCGAGGACACCGCCGGCGCGGTCGGTGTCCGCGCCCGCGCGTGGCGGCTCGGCGACCGCTCGGCTGAGCGATGCCTGCGCGGCGATTCGAGCGCGCCGCGCCGCCAGCGCTGCTGCAGCGACGGTCGAACGGTCGACGGCATCCGGATCCTCATAGGCCGCAAGCAGCACATCGGCGTAGTCTGCCAGCGCTCGCACGAGGCCGTCGGTGGCGGACTCCAGCGTCGCGCGCTCCCAGGTCGGCCAGACTGCGTAGGCGACCAGGGCGAGCGTGCCGCCGACGAGGGTGTCGAGACCGCGATCCGCAACCGTCGAGAGCTGGTTTCCGCCGACCGCGGTGAGCAACAACACGACGATTGCCGTGACCGCGAACGAGTACAGCGCATAGGACGCGGCAAAGGTTGCGTACGCCCCCCACGTCACCACGGCGAGCGCGACGGAGAGCGCAGCGCCGGAAGGATGAATCGCCACGACCAGCAGGCCGGCAAGGACGGCGCCGAGCCCGGTGCCGCCGACGCGGGCGAAACCCCGCTGCACGGTCGCGCCGTAGTCCGGCTTCAGGACGACGAGTGCCGTGAGGGTCACCCAGTAGCCGCGCTGCCAGGGCAAGACATGACTGAGCGCCTCGGCGACCGGCAGGACGACCGCCAGCCGTACGGCGTGACGGAACGCCGAGGAATGCGGGTCGCGCACGGTCGCGGCGACGCGGCGGGCGGAGTCCGCCGCGCGGTGCGGCAGCATCAGGACGGCCGGTGCGCCGACGATGCGGGGCAGGGCCAGCCGCCGGACGCCGGTGAGCGCATCCACCAACCGGTCGACGGCGCGCAGCTGCCCGAGCAGCGCGGACGCGCGCGCGGCGATGTAGCGCTCCGGCGTTCCTGCTCGCCCTGGGCTCGCCTGCTCCCGGCGGTCCCGAAGTGCATCGACGCAGTCGGCGAGCGTGGGGTCTTCCGGACCGGCGCGCCCGCCCTGCCGGATCGCGGTCGCGCTGCGGTCGAGCCAGTCCGCCGCGGCGGCCCGGACCGATCGGCCGAGCTCGACCTCGGGGAAGGTCGCGAGGGACTGCAGCTCGAGCCGGATCCGGTTGGCCTCGTCGGACAGGCCACGCAACAGCTCGACGTCCTCGCTCGGCGTACGGCGGCTCAGCAGGGTGGGGGCCATCGCCATTTCGCTGATCGTGGTCGCGGCAGTGCGCCCGGGGTCGCGGGCAACCGCGGCAAGGTCCGAGTAAGCCTCGGCCAGGGTGCGGCGTTCCGAAACGAACCGCTCCGGCGGGCGGATGACGAGTGCGAGCAGCGCCTGCAGTGCGGCGCCGGCCAGCACCCAGCCGGCATGGACCGCGGACTGAGCCAGGGTTGACGGGAAACGACCGAAGACCACCAGGCCGATGACCGCCTGGGTGCCGACGATGCTCGCTTCGCGACCGAGCACCACCGAAATGCCGGCCGCGAAGCCCCAGCCCGCGAGCGCAATCAGGGTTGCCGCGAGGTGACCGGCCACCAGGCCGCCGACGAACGTGCTCAGGGCCATGCCCGTCCCCGTGACGAGCATCGTGGTCGCGCGCGACCTGAAGCCCTCGCCGAAGGCGGCGACGCCGGCCGGCAGCGCGCCCGCCGCGGCGATCGCTCCCTCAGCCGGATGCCCCGAGCCGACGCCGATCGCGAACGGTACGACGACACCCGCTGCAGCGCGAATCGCGATGATCGGCGCGAACCCCGATCGATCGACGGCGACCGCGCTCTGCACAGCGGCCCGAAGGCCGCCGCCCGGGCTCACCCGGTCAGCAGCCTCGGCTCGAGCACCGTCTCGCGGACCTCGCCCGGGGCGACGCGCTCGATCCGGTAGCCGTTCGCGCCCTCGATCTCGCTGACGACCTCGTGCAGCGTCGTACCGATGTAGTGCAGGCCGACGCCGTTGTCGGTGGCGTAGCCGTCGGGCAGCGTGCCCTCGCCCACCAGCTTGTGCATCAGCGGGCGGCGCTGCTCTTCCCCGTCGTAGTGCACGCCGTTGGAGTACGGCAGCAGGCCGAGACCGGCCGGCGCGGGCCGCAGGTCGCGACCGAAGGAGTCGGTGGTTCCACCGACGTGCCAGCACAACGAGCCCGCGGACACCCCGCCGAGGACGATGCCGCGCTCCCAGGCCGCCCGGAAGGCGGCGTCGAGACCGTGCGTGCGCCAGATCGCGAGCAGGTTCGCGACCGAGCCGCCGCCGACCCAGATCGCGTCCTGTGCGAGCAGGTGCGCGGCCGGGTCCGGAACGTTAGGCATCAGGAACAGCTCGAGGTGGCTGACCACGGCATCCTCGGCGCCGGCGAAGGCGTTGTAGTAACCGGCGATCTCCTCGTCGTTGTCGCCGCCGGCAGTGGCGAGGAAGCACACCTTCGGCAGGCTCTTTCCGGTCAGGCGGAGCAGGTGGTTGACCAGCGCTCCGCGTTGCGGGCGGAAGCGACCGGCGGGCGAGCCCGTCCAGCCGCCGGACGTTGCGAGGATCTGCGGCTGCTCGGCTGGCATTCGGTCAGTCTGCCCACATGGTGCCGCCGACCAACCAGCCGTAGAGCTTCTCCAGCTCGGTGTCCGGGTCGGCCATGTGCCCGCCGGTGCTCACCCGGGTGATCGCACCCGGAACGTTGTCAGCGAGCCACTCGCCGTGCGCAGGTGGGACGAGCACGTCCTCCGCGCCCCACCAGATCGCGGTCGGCACGGAGATCGTCGACGGGTCGAAACCCCAGGGTCGCGTGAACGCCAGGTCGTCGTCCGCCC
This window of the Mycobacteriales bacterium genome carries:
- a CDS encoding fused MFS/spermidine synthase; translated protein: MKVELIRDATRDSGWWLLVDRSEQSFVDTEDPLHLEFEYVQMIGHLLEVALPGSAPIVALHLGGGLCTVPRWLVVRHPGSRQRVIEHSAEIARLAASLGRIAGTTVKLDDAAVALSRTRPSRFDLVVSDVYEGPETVTGMFTGEALRSAHRALRPGGLYVCNLSDAVPFALAKVVAATMREIFSDVVMLAEPGVLRGRRSGNIVLAGADRALPSAELRRRGAANSVRFRVLADTDLTEFIGTTRSVRDGQQLPRSGESTGRRLG
- a CDS encoding FUSC family protein is translated as MSPGGGLRAAVQSAVAVDRSGFAPIIAIRAAAGVVVPFAIGVGSGHPAEGAIAAAGALPAGVAAFGEGFRSRATTMLVTGTGMALSTFVGGLVAGHLAATLIALAGWGFAAGISVVLGREASIVGTQAVIGLVVFGRFPSTLAQSAVHAGWVLAGAALQALLALVIRPPERFVSERRTLAEAYSDLAAVARDPGRTAATTISEMAMAPTLLSRRTPSEDVELLRGLSDEANRIRLELQSLATFPEVELGRSVRAAAADWLDRSATAIRQGGRAGPEDPTLADCVDALRDRREQASPGRAGTPERYIAARASALLGQLRAVDRLVDALTGVRRLALPRIVGAPAVLMLPHRAADSARRVAATVRDPHSSAFRHAVRLAVVLPVAEALSHVLPWQRGYWVTLTALVVLKPDYGATVQRGFARVGGTGLGAVLAGLLVVAIHPSGAALSVALAVVTWGAYATFAASYALYSFAVTAIVVLLLTAVGGNQLSTVADRGLDTLVGGTLALVAYAVWPTWERATLESATDGLVRALADYADVLLAAYEDPDAVDRSTVAAAALAARRARIAAQASLSRAVAEPPRAGADTDRAGGVLAACRRIVIALHALRATLDDTSEHVAIPEVAPIRDAVVSSLRGLAQHDGSALGELRERQQELDAAANVDPTSLRARRQALLAAHLDPLVDSVDTLAHVMTAA
- a CDS encoding peptidase E, with product MPAEQPQILATSGGWTGSPAGRFRPQRGALVNHLLRLTGKSLPKVCFLATAGGDNDEEIAGYYNAFAGAEDAVVSHLELFLMPNVPDPAAHLLAQDAIWVGGGSVANLLAIWRTHGLDAAFRAAWERGIVLGGVSAGSLCWHVGGTTDSFGRDLRPAPAGLGLLPYSNGVHYDGEEQRRPLMHKLVGEGTLPDGYATDNGVGLHYIGTTLHEVVSEIEGANGYRIERVAPGEVRETVLEPRLLTG